The following is a genomic window from Butyricimonas faecihominis.
CACAGCAGGACGAGAAGCCACAACGGGATGGATGAAGGGAGGGCTTGTACTTCTGTTTGTGGAACGTGGTCTGCTAGGGTGAGAATCTGTTCAATGGTTAGTAACGTTTGTTGTACTTCCGATTCTTTGGGAACGGTTATTTCACAGAACGGGATAAGCAGGGATAACAGTAGAATACCCAGTAATGCTATCCGGTTGAAACGATGGAAGGTCTCTTTGCTGAGTAATAATCTGTAAAACAAGTAGAATCCCGTTAAACAGATGGATGTTTTTAGTATATAGACAAAGAAGGTACCCATAAATAGTTTATTTATCGTGTGCTTTTTCTACTTCGGAAATGAGTTGTTTCAATTCTTCCAATGAAATGTCCTCTTCCTGCACGAGTGAAGATACGGCACTGAGGTACGAGTTGTTGAAATATTTACTGATCACGTTCTTCAAGGTGCCTTTGCGGAACTCTTCTTCACTAATGATCGCATAATATTGATAGGTGTTCCCGTAAACTTCGTGAGCGAGATAACCTTTTTCTTCCAGCCCGCGCACGATGGTGGATAACGTGTTGAAATGCGGTTTCGGGTCTTCGTAAAATGCAAGCATCTGTTTCACGAATAGAGGGCCTTTCTCCCAGAAAAAGCCCATGATTTCTTCTTCTTTGCTAGTTAATCCTTTCATGGTTTATTTCTTTTGCAACAAAGAACTAAAATATTTAGTTTTAAAACTAATTTTTATAGTTAATAAACTTTAAACTCTAGTTTTGATTCGTTATTCTTTTATTTTTAGATATTTAATCTTGTATTTTACCCGGATCGGTAGAATGTATATTTAATTTTAATGGAGGGTAGGAAGTCCTGTAAAAATGTTTATATTTGTGTAGTAGTGTGCTTGTGGGGAAGTTAGTGAATATCGTCTAATTAAAATTGAATGTAATGGAAGAATGGTGGAGTTCTCTGGGGTTATTTATGCAATCGGTGTGGTGTATCACTCTATTTGCCAGTTTGGTATTTGTTATCCAGACAATCATGACTTTTATCGGGATGGATACGGATGGGGGGATGGATGTTGACGTGAGTGCGGATACAGCGACTGATGGGGATAGCGGTCCTTTCCAGTTATTTACTTTTCGTAACTTCATCAATTTCCTACTGGGGTTCGGTTGGTCGATCATCTCTTTTGAAAAAGCGATAGAAAACCAGTTCGTGTTGATTCTCGTGTCGGCTGTGATCGGTGTGTTGCTAGTGATGGCCGTGATGGCTATTTTCAGATTCATGAGCCGCATGGAGCAAAGCGGGACGATTAACATGGCAAATGCCGTGGGGTGTAAAGGGAACGTGTATTTGAAAATTCCGGGAGAAAAACGGGGAGAGGGGAAAGTACAAATCTCGATACAAGGGGCTATCCGGGAATTTAATGCCCTGACAGCAGGCGAGGAATTGGAGACGGGAGCACCGATTCGGGTCGTGGAAGTGATAAACGACAACACCTTACTGGTGGAGCGTTTTTAAATGACTATTTATTATTAATCTTAGGAATATATGGAAAGTATGGAAGGTAGTTTGTATTTGATTGTCGCCATCGTGGCGGTGTTGTTTGTTACGTTTGCGGCGATATTGTCCCGTTATAAACGTTGTCCGTCAGACAAGATTCTTGTCGTGTACGGGCGGACCGGTAAGAATGCGACCGGAGGAGTGAGTTCCGCACGTTGTATTCATGGAGGGGCGGCTTTTATCTGGCCGGTGTTCCAGAGTTTTTCATTTCTGGACTTGACTCCGATCTCTATCGAGTGTAATTTGACGAATGCTTTAAGTAAACAGAATATACGAGTAGATGTGCCTTGTCGTTTTACGGTGGGTATTTCTACCGAACCGGATAGCATGACGAATGCGGCAGAGCGTTTGTTGGGGCAACGGCAGGAAAATATTCAGGATTTGGCCAAGGATATTCTTTTCGGGCAGTTACGTTTGGTGATTGCCACGATGGATATTGAGGAAATCAATTCCGACCGGGATAAATTCTTGGCTAACGTGAGTGCTAACGTGGAGGCCGAGTTACGGAAGATCGGTTTGAAACTGATCAACGTGAACGTGACCGACTTGCGGGATGAGTCCGGGTATATCGAGGCTTTGGGAAAAGAAGCAGCAGCGAAAGCGATCAATGATGCCAAGAAAAGCGTGGCCGAGCAGAATCGATTCGGAGAGATCGGTAAAGCCGAGGCAGATCGGGATAAAGATATTCGTATCGCGGAAACCGTGCGGGACACTCGTATTCGGACGGCCGAGGCTAATGCAACCGCGGTGGAGGGAGAAAACAATGCCAAGATTTTAATTGCCGATTCGGATGCCATCCGTCGGGAGAGAGAGGCCGAGGCTGCCCGTAAAGCTATCGCGGCAGAGAAAGTGCAGGCTGCAAAGGCTTTGGAAGAGGCTTATATGGCAGAGCGGGAGGCTGAGATTGCTCGTGCCGAAAGAGAGAAAGCTACACAAGCGGCTAATATCGTGGTTCCCGCACAGATTGACAAGGAGAAAGCGATTATTGATGCGGAGGCCGAGGCGGAACGTTTGCGCCGGTTGGCGAAAGGAGAGGCTGATGCCATTTTTGCCAAGATGGATGCCGAAGCACGAGGTTTATACGAGGTGCTGACAAAACAGGCGGAAGGATATGCCCAAATCGTGAAAGCCGCCGCCGGAGATCCCGACAAGGCGGTGATGATGTTGATTACCGATAAGTTGCCGGAGCTGGTGAGAACGCAAGTGGAGGCTGTTAAGAATATCAAGATCGACAAGGTTACCGTTTGGGATGGCAATAATGCCGGGAACGGGAATACCTCCACGGCTAACTTCATCTCGGGGATGATGAAATCGGTTCCCCCGTTGAATGATCTGTTTAACATGGCTGGGCTGAATCTACCGACTTTCCTGAAAGGTGCCGCCACGGAAGAGAAAGCTACGGATGCCGGACAACAAGATGAGATCGTTGAAGAAGTTGAGAAGTAGGGGAGATTCTAACTTTTAGTTTCGTTTTTTCGTTTACTAATAATTACCTTTGTGGTATACTTCAATCGGGTATATGACAAAGGTAATTAATCAATTCATAAAATAGAGGAAAGTTTATGCGCTGGATAATTGACGGTGTTGATGATTTGAATCGGGTAGCAAAAGAGTTTCTGGAAAGTACCGGAGGCAACACGATATATGCCCTGTACGGGCCGATGGGAGTGGGAAAGACCACTTTCGTGAAAGCGGTAGCCGGGTGTTTGGGGATAGAGGATGATGTGAATTCCCCGACGTTCGCTATCGTAAACGAGTATCTGACGGCCACGGGAGACTCGGTTTTTCATTTCGATTTCTATCGGGTGAAGAATATTGAGGAGGCCATGGACTTCGGTTACGAGGAATATTTTTATAGCGGGAATCGTTGTTTTATAGAGTGGCCGGAGATGGTGGAGCCTCTGTTACCGAAAAACACGTTGATATGCAAGTTCTCTGAACTGGCAGATGGTCGGAGAGAATTGGTGATTGAAGAAAAACTTTAAAGTGTAGGTTATGGATAACTCGGGTAAATTATTGGGAGCCCAAATTAATCGGGAGTGGTTTCTATACCAGGAAAAAGAGGTATTCGGGGAATACCGGCAGAAACGATTGACAATCGGTTTACCGAACGAGACCGAGCGACGGGAAAACCGGGTGTGTTTAACCCCGGAGGCCGTGGCCATGATGGTTGATATGGGGCATACGATAATGATACAACGAGGAGCCGGGGAGGCGGCACATTACCATGACCGGGAGTACGCCGATGCGGGAGCCCAGATGTTGGATACCTGCGAGGAAGTGTACACGGCGGATATTATACTGAAACCGACTCCGGTGATGCAGGCAGACGTGGAAATGATGCATGATCGGCAGGTCATACTGTCACCGATCGAGCTTTTCGAGTTACGAAAAGAGGCTGTCGTGGAGATGATGCAGAAGAAGGTGACGGCTGTCGGGTTCGATATTCTGAAAGACGAGAACGGGGTTTATCCCGTGGTGCAGATGATGAGTGAGATTTCTGGAAGCTCGGCAATCATGATTGCCAGCGAGTACTTGAGCAATTCTCGGGAAGGGAAAGGTATTTTGCTGGGAGGGGTGACGGGAATCACTCCAGCCGAGGTGGTTATTTTGGGGGCCGGGACTTTGGGGGAATATGCGGCTCGTACGGCGTTGGCTTTGGGGGCTGAGGTGAAAGTGTTCGATCATTCGCTGGAGCGTCTACGCCGGATAAATCATTGTCTGGGACAACGGGTATATACTTCTGTTTTTCATAAGCCGGTTTTGGAACGGGCGTTGTTGTCTGCCGACGTGCTGATCGGGGCTTTGCGTTTCTTCGATGATGATTTCGGGATTACCGTGTCCGAAGAACAGGTAAGGTTGATGAAACAGGGAGCGGTGATTGTGGATATGTCCATTGAACATGGTGGATGTATTGAAACATCAGGACCAACGACTCATGAGAACCCGACGTATGTATATAATGGGGTAATCCACTATTGTGTCCCGAATGTCCCGTCGAGAGTGGCTCGTACGGCATCTATCGCTTATAGTAATTTATTCACTCCTTTATTTGATAAGATTTCCCGGGCGGGTGGCTTTAATACTGCCATAAAAAATGATGCGGGATTACGGCATGGCGTGTATGTTTATAACGGTGTGTTGACGAAACGGGTGATTGCCGATCGCTATGGATTAGTTTCTAGAGATATTGATTTATTGATGGCTGCTTTCTGATCACCCGAGAAAGACAATAATTCCCAGTAGTATTCCGTACACGAGAGCGTATGGGAAAGCCCGTTTTAAGATTCCCCCTTCTTGGCCCTGTAATTGACATGCGGAGGCGGCAATAGCAATACTCTGGGGTGAGATAATTTTCCCGGCAGTAGTGCCTGTGGTGTTGGCGGCGGCAAGCCAAGAAGGATCAATGTCCATGTTTGTGGCGATTCCTGCTTGCAATTTCCCGAAAAGAATGTTTGCCGAAGTACCGCTACCCGTGATAAATGTTCCTATTTCCCCGATCAAAGGGGACCAGAAAGCGTAATACTTCCCGGAGATGGAAGTGAGTGTGTCGGCCAGTAATTGCACCATGCCGGATATTTCCATGAGTGCGGATATACTGACCAAGGCGATAACCATAATAATAGTACTGCGGATTTGTACGAGAGTCTGGCCTAGTAATGTGAATTGTCTGCTTGTCGTTACACCCTGTATCTGTCCCCCGATAAAAGCTCCGGCAAAAAGCAATAAACTCGTTACCTTGAAATTGAAGGGAATAGCCAGTAATATAAAGAAAATGATAAGGCCGTAGACACTCCACGCTTGGTATATTTGCCGGGGCGAGTGTTTCGTGGGAATTGTGTCACTTTTTTTGGTCCATTTACTCCATGCGATAATAATAATGATGGAACAAATACTGCTTAGAATGGCTGGCATCTCCGGACCGAGATATACGGCCGTGGCGTATTGTGCTAGGAAGGATACGCCCCCGACAAGCGTGCCGAGCAAGATGTTCTTGAGTAAAGCTTGGCGGCGTCTGTCGGCCAATATAGCCAAAGTTATCGGGATCAAAAATATAAAAGGATATAATTGTTGAATGGTAGCCTTACACAATTCAGGTAACGGGCAGCCGGTCTCTTCCATGAGAACGGTTTCTGCGATACCGACGGCCCCGAATGTCGTGGGTTCACTGTTAGCGATGAGGCTTGCGAGTACGGCGAACAACGGACGAAATCCCAGCGTTACGAGTATGGCTGCCGGGATGGCAACCGAAGTCCCGTAGCCGGGCATTCCTTCCAGTAGCCCCCCGAATCCCCACGTGATCAGTAATACCTGTACACTCCTGTCCGTGGAAATCGTTGCCAGTTGGTCTTTTAACACTTTAATCTTGCCGGAATCCAGCAGAATATTATAGCTAAATACAGCCATCCAGATAACGGAAAGAATAGTGATACAAGCACGTGCGGTACTGTTTATTAAAGTGAAACCGATCTCTTGCGCGGGTATACCAAAGGCGAAAATGGCCAACATAACGGTAATAACAAGGGTAAGCAGGCTACTCTTATCTCCGGGCCACTTGCATATCCCCATGGATATGACCAGTATAACCATTGGCAGTAAGGCAAACAAGATTTCGAACATGACGTATCGTTAACCTTCTTATTGCTTGAGAATGGAGTCTATAACCGGGGTTAAGTCACTGTTTTTAGGTATTTTAATACCCCGGATTCCGGCAGCCTCCGCCGCCTCGATGTCCCGTGAACCATCCCCGATTAACCACGAGGCTGATTTGTCGATGTCAAACTCCCGGATAGCCTGTTCGATCATGTAAGGCGATGGTTTGCGGCATTTACAGGGGGCAATGCTGCTGTGATGAGGGCAGTAGTATATTTTATCCACGTGCGCCCCATGCTTTTCCAATTCCTTGCACATATGAGCGTGAAGGTTGTCCACGTCTTCGATCGAGTACTCCCCTTTAGCGACCCCGCCTTGATTGGTAACTATGATAATCAAATAACCCGCCTCGTTCAGTCGACGAATTCCGTCGATTACACCGGGATTGAAAACGAAGTCTTCAACTTTATATATGTAATAATGACCTTCATCAGAATTAATGGTTCCGTCCCGATCCAGAAATATAGCCTTGTTCATTTTAGATTTTATCTTTCCAACTTGTAACTTGTCAACCTGTAACCTGAAATTCACCACGGGCAAATTTCAATGCATTATCTTAAATATTAGCTCCTTCAAAAGCTCACCGTCAGAAATGTTTGCGTTACCGACACCTTTTGATTTGAGGTCATACTCCCGTAACCAAGAGATGATGTTAGCACATTTCATGGCGTTATATCGTTTCGCTCCTTCCGTGTAATCTTTCAGAAAATAGGGATTGATACCCAGTAACCGGGCCATTTCTTGCTGGTTTGGGGTACTTTTCTTCTGGTAGTGGTACGTCAGTAGGTTCAGAAAGTACCGGAACAACATGCTGATCGTGAGAACCAGCGGGTTGTTCTTGGGGTTAGCCTCGAAATAATTCACGATACGGTTTGCTTTCAGGTGATCCATCTGTATGATGGCTGCCGTGAGTTCGAACGTGTTGAATTCCTTGCTGATCCCCGTGTGTTCTTCCACCAGATTCTCCTTGATTTCACCGCCACCGGGAAGTAGGAGCATGAGCTTGTCCAGTTCGTTGGCCACCTTGCTCAAATCGTTCCCCAGACTTTCTGCGAGAATACCCGCGGCTTTCAGTGAAATCATGTACTTCTTGTCTTTGCAGTACGAAATAATCCAGTCCGGGATCTTGTTGTCGTAAAGTTTGGCCGACTCGAAATAGATGCAATGCGAAGAACTGCTTAATTTTTTGAAAACTCCTTTACGTTTATCCGGTTTCTTGTTTTTATAGAGAAACACGAGGATCGTTGTCGGTTGAAGATGATCAATATAAGGCAGTAAATTCTCGAAATCCCGGATATTCTGGGCCTCCTTGACAATGACAACTTGACGTTGTGACATCATGGGAAAGCGGCGGGCCGTATCGGTCACGGTGGTCATGGAGACATCGTTCCCGTACAATATCGTTTGGTTAAACGCCTTCTCGTCCTCCGTGAGGGCGTTTTTCTCGATGCGTGTCGCTATATCGTCCAAAAAATAGGACTCTTCCCCCGATAGAAAGTAAATCGGGGCATATTTCCCTGCTTTTAAATCTGCAACTATCTCTTCGTATTTCATAAGGCAAAAGTAATAAACTTTAAATTCCGATCATATCAAAGAGTGGTAATTTTAGTGCCAAGAACAGGATTTATCGCCGGGTGATGTGAGAAGGGCCTCCCTTTTCGATCGAGCGCACGATCTGCTCGATTTCGCGGTCCCGCCCGTTCGGTTCGTAATCGGCTTTCAGGTTATTCCCGAACAACAGAGCCAGCGATTGCCAAAAATAGGCATTCACCGTACCCTTGTACTCCTTGATGTGATTGAAGGACGTGTTGTTTGTTTCCCGGTAGATCAAGCGAACGAGAATCTTCCCTTGCGTGACGGTCAGTTTCATCAACGGTTGCTTGAACGTGTGCATGAGTTCCTTGTACTCTTTCTTGATAATCTGTTTTCGTTTTGCCTCGGAATCCGTTTGCGCTAGTTTATTTTCAATCTCGTTGATCTTGGCGGCGGCTATTTTCGCGTACGGGAACACCTTTCTCACGTTATAAACCATCCTTTGGTTCCGTTGTTGCTGGCGGGCGTATTTCCGTGGATTCTTCAATCGGGCGACGACATCTACTTCATGGAGAAGAACATGGGGTACGGTATCCCTGCCCATAATCACGGACGGGACAACACTCTGCGCTGTTGCAAAGCTGTTAATAAATAAAGATAGGAGTGATATGATAAATATTTTGCACATTTTTATATCTTTGCATTAACGCTTTATCAATACAAAGTTAGTAGATATATTTGACTTGTAAAAATATTAATTAGTGGAAAAGGAATTTCAGGATCTGTTTCAGATACGTCACAATGATGACCGTGTTGAGGTGGGAAAGGTGTTGATTGCAGAACCTTTTCTGGAAGGTAAATATTTTAACCGTTCCGTGGTCTACATGGTGGAACATGATTCGAGCGGGAGCGTGGGTTTTGTATTGAATAAGCCGTTACCTTACACGACTTCCGAGTTGGTAAAAGAACTCGAAGGCGTACATTTCCCCGTGTACATTGGTGGTCCCGTGGAGCGTAATCAGTTGTATTACATCCATCGGAGAAATGACATACCGGACTCGGAAGAGATCGCGAAAGGTATATATTGGGGAGGTGATTTTAAGGCTTTGACGGAGATGTTGAAAGCCGGAAAGGTATTGGAAGGAGAGATTCGTTTCTTTGCAGGGTATAGTGGCTGGACAGATAGCCAGTTGGAGAATGAATTGAAGGAGAATTCTTGGATGGTGGGGACAATTCCTACCGACACGCTGTTTACCATCCCGAACGAGGGATTATGGGAACAAGCCATGAGTTCTCTGGGGGGAAGATACAAGCTGTGGGCGAATTTCCCGGAAGACCCGATTCTTAATTAATTGAGAATTGAGAATTGACAATTGAAAATGAAGAAGATTTGATGAGTTTGGAGATTAGAGGGGACTACCCCTACCGGCTCCCCCTGTGTAAGGGGGAGTTAGAGGGAGTAGTTAAAGCATAGGCCTTGTGCGGTTGGAATCTAAAATCTAAAATCATTAAATCTAAAATATAAAGGCAGGCCGTTCTATCGCTGTCCCGCGAGGGAGAGAG
Proteins encoded in this region:
- a CDS encoding YqgE/AlgH family protein, translated to MEKEFQDLFQIRHNDDRVEVGKVLIAEPFLEGKYFNRSVVYMVEHDSSGSVGFVLNKPLPYTTSELVKELEGVHFPVYIGGPVERNQLYYIHRRNDIPDSEEIAKGIYWGGDFKALTEMLKAGKVLEGEIRFFAGYSGWTDSQLENELKENSWMVGTIPTDTLFTIPNEGLWEQAMSSLGGRYKLWANFPEDPILN
- the holA gene encoding DNA polymerase III subunit delta; translation: MKYEEIVADLKAGKYAPIYFLSGEESYFLDDIATRIEKNALTEDEKAFNQTILYGNDVSMTTVTDTARRFPMMSQRQVVIVKEAQNIRDFENLLPYIDHLQPTTILVFLYKNKKPDKRKGVFKKLSSSSHCIYFESAKLYDNKIPDWIISYCKDKKYMISLKAAGILAESLGNDLSKVANELDKLMLLLPGGGEIKENLVEEHTGISKEFNTFELTAAIIQMDHLKANRIVNYFEANPKNNPLVLTISMLFRYFLNLLTYHYQKKSTPNQQEMARLLGINPYFLKDYTEGAKRYNAMKCANIISWLREYDLKSKGVGNANISDGELLKELIFKIMH
- a CDS encoding NfeD family protein; translated protein: MEEWWSSLGLFMQSVWCITLFASLVFVIQTIMTFIGMDTDGGMDVDVSADTATDGDSGPFQLFTFRNFINFLLGFGWSIISFEKAIENQFVLILVSAVIGVLLVMAVMAIFRFMSRMEQSGTINMANAVGCKGNVYLKIPGEKRGEGKVQISIQGAIREFNALTAGEELETGAPIRVVEVINDNTLLVERF
- a CDS encoding alanine dehydrogenase; protein product: MDNSGKLLGAQINREWFLYQEKEVFGEYRQKRLTIGLPNETERRENRVCLTPEAVAMMVDMGHTIMIQRGAGEAAHYHDREYADAGAQMLDTCEEVYTADIILKPTPVMQADVEMMHDRQVILSPIELFELRKEAVVEMMQKKVTAVGFDILKDENGVYPVVQMMSEISGSSAIMIASEYLSNSREGKGILLGGVTGITPAEVVILGAGTLGEYAARTALALGAEVKVFDHSLERLRRINHCLGQRVYTSVFHKPVLERALLSADVLIGALRFFDDDFGITVSEEQVRLMKQGAVIVDMSIEHGGCIETSGPTTHENPTYVYNGVIHYCVPNVPSRVARTASIAYSNLFTPLFDKISRAGGFNTAIKNDAGLRHGVYVYNGVLTKRVIADRYGLVSRDIDLLMAAF
- the tsaE gene encoding tRNA (adenosine(37)-N6)-threonylcarbamoyltransferase complex ATPase subunit type 1 TsaE yields the protein MRWIIDGVDDLNRVAKEFLESTGGNTIYALYGPMGVGKTTFVKAVAGCLGIEDDVNSPTFAIVNEYLTATGDSVFHFDFYRVKNIEEAMDFGYEEYFYSGNRCFIEWPEMVEPLLPKNTLICKFSELADGRRELVIEEKL
- a CDS encoding BlaI/MecI/CopY family transcriptional regulator, whose amino-acid sequence is MKGLTSKEEEIMGFFWEKGPLFVKQMLAFYEDPKPHFNTLSTIVRGLEEKGYLAHEVYGNTYQYYAIISEEEFRKGTLKNVISKYFNNSYLSAVSSLVQEEDISLEELKQLISEVEKAHDK
- a CDS encoding DUF4294 domain-containing protein; translated protein: MCKIFIISLLSLFINSFATAQSVVPSVIMGRDTVPHVLLHEVDVVARLKNPRKYARQQQRNQRMVYNVRKVFPYAKIAAAKINEIENKLAQTDSEAKRKQIIKKEYKELMHTFKQPLMKLTVTQGKILVRLIYRETNNTSFNHIKEYKGTVNAYFWQSLALLFGNNLKADYEPNGRDREIEQIVRSIEKGGPSHITRR
- a CDS encoding D-glycero-alpha-D-manno-heptose-1,7-bisphosphate 7-phosphatase, giving the protein MNKAIFLDRDGTINSDEGHYYIYKVEDFVFNPGVIDGIRRLNEAGYLIIIVTNQGGVAKGEYSIEDVDNLHAHMCKELEKHGAHVDKIYYCPHHSSIAPCKCRKPSPYMIEQAIREFDIDKSASWLIGDGSRDIEAAEAAGIRGIKIPKNSDLTPVIDSILKQ
- a CDS encoding L-lactate permease; this encodes MFEILFALLPMVILVISMGICKWPGDKSSLLTLVITVMLAIFAFGIPAQEIGFTLINSTARACITILSVIWMAVFSYNILLDSGKIKVLKDQLATISTDRSVQVLLITWGFGGLLEGMPGYGTSVAIPAAILVTLGFRPLFAVLASLIANSEPTTFGAVGIAETVLMEETGCPLPELCKATIQQLYPFIFLIPITLAILADRRRQALLKNILLGTLVGGVSFLAQYATAVYLGPEMPAILSSICSIIIIIAWSKWTKKSDTIPTKHSPRQIYQAWSVYGLIIFFILLAIPFNFKVTSLLLFAGAFIGGQIQGVTTSRQFTLLGQTLVQIRSTIIMVIALVSISALMEISGMVQLLADTLTSISGKYYAFWSPLIGEIGTFITGSGTSANILFGKLQAGIATNMDIDPSWLAAANTTGTTAGKIISPQSIAIAASACQLQGQEGGILKRAFPYALVYGILLGIIVFLG
- a CDS encoding flotillin family protein; its protein translation is MEGSLYLIVAIVAVLFVTFAAILSRYKRCPSDKILVVYGRTGKNATGGVSSARCIHGGAAFIWPVFQSFSFLDLTPISIECNLTNALSKQNIRVDVPCRFTVGISTEPDSMTNAAERLLGQRQENIQDLAKDILFGQLRLVIATMDIEEINSDRDKFLANVSANVEAELRKIGLKLINVNVTDLRDESGYIEALGKEAAAKAINDAKKSVAEQNRFGEIGKAEADRDKDIRIAETVRDTRIRTAEANATAVEGENNAKILIADSDAIRREREAEAARKAIAAEKVQAAKALEEAYMAEREAEIARAEREKATQAANIVVPAQIDKEKAIIDAEAEAERLRRLAKGEADAIFAKMDAEARGLYEVLTKQAEGYAQIVKAAAGDPDKAVMMLITDKLPELVRTQVEAVKNIKIDKVTVWDGNNAGNGNTSTANFISGMMKSVPPLNDLFNMAGLNLPTFLKGAATEEKATDAGQQDEIVEEVEK